One part of the Melopsittacus undulatus isolate bMelUnd1 chromosome 17, bMelUnd1.mat.Z, whole genome shotgun sequence genome encodes these proteins:
- the COPZ2 gene encoding coatomer subunit zeta-2: protein MEPAGPEPSLYTVKALLVLDSLGQRLLAKYYDSTFPTAKERLAFERSIFRQSQRAGGEVASLQGLTIVYRSSGDLCFYVVGGGQENELMLLSVLTCLLDALGRLLQKEVEKRWLLANMEGMFLVVDEIVDRGVILECDPQQVIQRLSLRVPEPAPYGFVLFDYLSGSSEQKGSGNSHR from the exons ATGGAGCCTGCGGGGCCG gaGCCCTCCCTGTACACGGTGAAGGCTCTGCTCGTCCTGGACAGCCTCGGGCAGCGCCTCCTGGCCAAG TACTATGACAGCACCTTCCCCACGGCCAAGGAGCGGTTGGCGTTCGAGAGGAGCATCTTCAGGCAGAGCCAGCGGGCGGGCG GTGAAGTCGCGAGTCTGCAGGGACTCACCATCGTGTACAGGAGCAGCGGAGACCTCTGCTTCTATGTGGTGGGGGGCGGACAGGAGAATGAG CTGATGCTGTTGTCCGTGCTCACCTGCCTCCTCGATGCCCTCGGCCGCCTCCTGCA GAAGGAGGTGGAGAAGCGCTGGCTCCTGGCTAACATGGAGGGGATGTTCCTGGTGGTGGATGAGATCGTGGATAGGGG GGTGATCCTGGAGTGTGACCCTCAGCAAGTGATCCAGCGCCTGAGCCTGCGG GTCCCGGAGCCAGCACCCTACGGCTTCGTCCTCTTTGACTACCTGTCAGGCAGCTCGGAGCAGAAGGGCTCAGGGAACAGCCACAGAtaa
- the NFE2L1 gene encoding endoplasmic reticulum membrane sensor NFE2L1 yields MLSLKKYFTEGLIQFTILLSLIGVRVDVDTYLTSQLPPLREIILGQSSAYTQTQFHNLRNTLDGYGIHPKSVDLDYYFTARRLLNQVRALDRFQVPTTEVSAWLVHRDTESSVAGAQPSAGIALENGSGLQDGSSPEAGVRESGAEQGFGDELEDLGAVAAPVNGNLTKEDIDLIDILWRQDIDLGAGREVFDYSHRQKESEVDKELSDGRERGDGWRREVLARNLLVDGETGERFPAQVPGAEDQTALSLEECLRLLEATFPFGDNSEFPAADVSTLSEAVPGESRPAGGQPGLLPPLLPEAESPFDLEQQWQDLMSIMEMQAMEVNTTTAEPLFNGTSGDLLASNYSLAPNTPINQNVSLHQASLGSCSQDFSLFSSEIESPSMAGGSALLQLTPDNSTGLNSTFGSTNLSGIFFPPQLNGTVNETAAPELPDPLGGLLDEAMLDEISLMDLAIEEGFNPVQASQLEEEFDSDSGLSLDSGHSPASLSSSEASSSSSSSSSSSSSSSFSEEGAVGYSSDSENVDFEEAEGAVGYQPEYSKFCRMSYQDPSQLHYLPYLEHVGHNHTYNMAPGALDPEEPKLPSTGKKSSKEKPSEFLDKQMSRDEHRARAMKIPFTNDKIINLPVEEFNELLSKYQLSEAQLSLIRDIRRRGKNKMAAQNCRKRKLDTILNLERDVEDLQRDKSKLLREKVEFLKSIRQMKQKVQNLYQEVFGRLRDENGQPYSPSQYALQYGTDGSVLLIPRAAAEQPARRQDRKQKDRRK; encoded by the exons ATGCTTTCTCTGAAGAAATACTTCACCGAAGGCCTCATCCAGTTCACCATCCTGCTCAGCCTGATCGGAGTGCGCGTGGACGTGGACACCTACCTGACCTCGCAGCTCCCCCCGCTCCGGGAGATCATCCTGGGCCAGAGCTCCGCTTACACCCAGACCCAGTTTCACAACCTGAGGAACACCTTGGACGGTTATGGCATCCACCCAAAGAGTGTAGACCTGGACTATTACTTCACCGCCCGCAGGCTGCTCAACCAGGTGAGGGCCCTGGACAGGTTTCAGGTGCCCACCACCGAAGTCAGTGCCTGGTTGGTGCATAGAGACACCGAGAGCTCCGTGGCTGGGGCGCAGCCCAGCGCCGGCATCGCCCTAGAGAACGGCAGCGGCctccaggatgggagcagcccCGAGGCCGGGGTGAGGGAGAGCGGAGCTGAGCAAGGCTTTGGGGACGAGCTGGAGGATCTGGGAGCGGTGGCTGCCCCTGTGAATGGCAACCTGACCAAAGAG GACATCGATTTGATTGACATCCTGTGGAGACAGGACATCGATCTGGGCGCCGGGAGAGAGGTGTTCGACTACAGCCACCGGCAGAAGGAGAGCGAAGTGGACAAAGAGCTGAGCGATGGGAGGGAGCGAGGGGACGGCTGGAGGAGAGAGGTCCTGGCCAGGAACCTGCTAGTTGATGGGGAGACCGGGGAGAGGTTCCCTGCGCAG GTGCCCGGTGCGGAGGATCAGACAGCGCTGTCCCTGGAGGAGTGCCTTAGGCTGCTGGAGGCCACCTTCCCCTTCGGGGACAATTCGGAG TTTCCAGCTGCGGATGTGTCCACCCTGAGCGAAGCCGTGCCCGGTGAGAGCCGGCCCGCGGGCGGCCAGCCCGGCCTGCTCCCCCCCCTGCTCCCCGAGGCCGAGTCGCCCTTCGACctggagcagcagtggcaggacCTCATGTCCATCATGGAGATGCAG GCTATGGAAGTGAACACCACGACGGCCGAGCCCCTGTTCAACGGCACGAGCGGGGACCTGCTGGCCTCCAACTACAGCCTCGCCCCCAACACTCCCATCAACCAGAACGTCAGCCTGCATCAGGCCTCCTTGGGTAGCTGCTCGCAGGACTTCTCCCTCTTCAGCTCAGAGATCGAAAGCCCCTCCATGGCCGGCGGCTcggccctgctccagctgacACCGGACAACTCCACCGGCCTCAACAGCACCTTCGGCTCCACCAACCTGAGCGGCATCTTCTTCCCCCCGCAGCTCAATGGCACCGTCAATGAGACAGCAGCCCCCGAGCTGCCCGACCCGCTGGGGGGGCTCCTGGATGAAGCCATGCTGGATGAGATCAGCCTGATGGACTTGGCCATCGAGGAGGGCTTCAACCCGGTGCAGGCCTCGCAGCTGGAAGAGGAGTTTGACTCCGACTCAGGTCTTTCTCTGGATTCTGGCCACAGTCCTgcttctctgagcagctccgaagcctcctcctcctcgtcctcttcctcctcgtcctcttcctcctcctcgtTTTCCGAGGAAGGAGCCGTCGGCTACAGCTCCGACTCCGAGAACGTGGACTTTGAAGAAGCGGAAGGGGCGGTTGGATACCAGCCAGAGTACAGCAAGTTCTGCCGCATGAGCTACCAGGACCCGTCGCAGCTGCACTACCTGCCTTACCTGGAGCACGTTGGCCACAACCACACCTACAACATGGCACCGGGGGCCCTGGATCCCGAGGAGCCCAAACTGCCCAGCACCGGGAAGAAGAGCAGCAAGGAGAAGCCGTCCGAGTTCCTGGACAAGCAGATGAGCAGGGACGAGCATCGAGCCCGCGCCATGAAGATCCCTTTCACCAACGACAAGATCATCAACCTGCCCGTGGAGGAGTTCAACGAGCTCCTCTCCAAGTACCAGCTCAGCgaggctcagctcagcctcaTCCGCGACATCAGGAGGCGAGGCAAGAACAAGATGGCTGCGCAGAACTGCCGCAAGAGGAAGCTGGACACCATCCTCAACCTGGAACGGGACGTGGAGGACTTGCAACGGGACAAGTCCAAACTGCTCAGGGAGAAAGTGGAATTCCTTAAATCCATCCGGCAGATGAAGCAGAAGGTGCAGAACCTTTACCAGGAGGTCTTCGGGCGCCTGCGGGATGAGAACGGGCAGCCCTACTCGCCCAGCCAGTACGCGCTGCAGTACGGCACCGACGGCAGCGTGCTCCTGATCCCGCGTGCCGCGGCCGAGCAGCCGGCGCGGCGCCAGGACCGCAAACAGAAGGACCGGCGGAAGTGa
- the HAP1 gene encoding huntingtin-associated protein 1, which produces MEIWSSPAAYEERSGSTERTGDTDPIARELEEVLCAERVARITKTYHDIDAVTNLLDEKERDLELAARIGQSLLKQNRSLSERNELLEEQLELAKEEIAQLRHEVSMRDDLLHFYTTTTEESEPISCTSAPLQRPERSLSLQQYFQYETLQQKLKCLEEENQKLRMEANNITTETCRYEEQEQQLMIDCVEQFSEASQQVAQLSEELARRAEDTARQQEEMGQLLVQVVELQHKCRAYGAEVEELQQHLTAAREVQQQLRMELRDLQEKYTECGGMLQEAQEELKSLRSRSLPNSTVSRYSAGSLLPVDSLAAEIKGMMRKGTDSSSSDYKSCRRIFETVKAVNQAAKAKSCSEAPHNAPGSKPRSAAPSVGSSTPRSGSEGARTEGPGAEPRAAPGRQDLEAAVLRLSVQQQSRGDERSSLEAERERKLWLRDGTGSSGFLSPSDSIVSTGTDRSASSELTAGSGFSLGSLSYLPDKLQIVKPLEGSVTLHHWQQLARPNLAGILVPRPGVLTKDFRHLDTDQEHVYSLSDLEEDDVDAGSFQLLPTSPPAQAKERPGVFLSVSNLPQTPSTFTITTCHILHPTTALTTVTPSLYNAVVPSCGPFEGLNLGSRCPELSSARSGPTSAPVGLVRLLLGRGILPSVPGLPRAHPRPFPTAGGQEGPRPRSSIFSLNLVQKLRRLGLDTVVARGEMSCTQGQHRGGRGALT; this is translated from the exons CGCATTGGGCAGTCCCTGCTGAAGCAGAACCGGAGCCTGAGCGAGCGCAATGAGCTCCTGgaggagcagctggagctggccaAGGAGGAG ATCGCGCAGCTGCGCCATGAGGTTTCCATGCGGGACGATCTGCTCCACTTCTACACCACTACAACAGAGGAGAGCGAGCCCATCTCCTGCACCTCTGCACC GTTGCAGCGGCCGGAGCGCTCGCTGTCCCTGCAGCAGTACTTCCAGTACGAGACCCTGCAGCAGAAACTCAAGTGCCTGGAGGAGGAGAACCAGAAGCTTCGCATGGAG GCCAACAACATCACAACCGAGACCTGTCGGTAcgaggagcaggagcagcagctgatgaTCGACTGCGTGGAGCAGTTCT CCGAAGCCAGCCAGCAGGTGGCCCAGCTCTCGGAGGAGCTGGCCCGCAGGGCCGAGGACACAGCGCGGCAGCAGGAAGAGATGGGGCAGCTCCTGGTGCAGGTCgtggagctgcagcacaagTGCCGTGCG TACGGAGCCGAggtggaggagctgcagcagcatctgactGCGGCGAGggaggtgcagcagcagctccggaTGGAG CTGCGGGACCTGCAGGAGAAGTACACGGAGTGCggggggatgctgcaggaggcGCAGGAGGAGCTCAAGAGCCTGCGGAGCCGGAGCCTGCCCAACAGCACCGTCAGCCGCTACAGCGCAGGCAGCCTCCTGCCCGTG GACTCGCTGGCAGCTGAGATCAAGGGGATGATGAGGAAGGGCACAGACAGCTCCTCCTCGGACTACAA gagctgccGGCGCATCTTTGAGACGGTGAAAGCAGTGAACCAGGCTGCCAAAGCCAAGTCTTGCTCCGAGGCTCCCCACAACGCGCCGGGCTCCAAGCCGCGTTCTGCTGCCCCTTCCGTAGGGAGCAGCACCCCCCGCAGCGGCTCGGAGGGTGCCCG GACCGAGGGGCCCGGAGCGGAGCCGCGGGCAGCTCCGGGCCGGCAGGACCTGGAGGCCGCAGTGCTGCGGCTCTCGGTGCAGCAGCAGAGCCGTGGGGATGAGCGCTCCTCCCTGGAGGCGGAGCGGGAGCGCAAGCTCTGGCTGCGGGACGGGACCGGCTCCAGCGGCTTCCTCAGCCCCAGCGACAGCATCGTCTCCACCGGCACCGACCGCTCTGCGAGCTCGGAGCTCACCGCCGGCTCCGGCTTCTCCCTCGGCTCCCTCTCCTACCTGCCCGACAAGCTGCAGATCGTGAAGCCCCTGGAAG GCTCCGTGACGCTCCACCACTGGCAGCAGCTGGCACGGCCCAACCTGGCCGGGATCCTGGTGCCGCGGCCCGGGGTGCTCACCAAAGACTTCCGGCACTTGGACACCGACCAGGAGCACGTTTACAGCCTCAGCGACCTGGAGGAGGACGATGTGGACGCCGGCTCCTTCCAGCTGCTCCCTACCTCACCCCCCGCCCAAGCCAAGGAGCGCCCCGGGG TGTTCCTCTCTGTTAGCAACCTCCCCCAGACCCCGTCCACCTTCACCATCACCACTTGCCACATCCTCCACCCCACCACCGCGCTCACCACGGTGACACCCAG TCTGTATAACGCGGTCGTGCCTTCTTGTGGGCCCTTTGAGGGGCTGAACCTCGGCAGCCGCTGCCCAGAGCTCTCTTCTGCCCGTTCCGGCCCCACCAGCGCCCCCGTCGGACTCGTCAGGCTCCTGCTGGGCCGAGGCATCCTCCCCTCGGTGCCAGGGCTCCCCCGTGCTCATCCCCGGCCCTTCCCCACGGCCGGGGGGCAGGAGGGACCCCGGCCCCGGAGCAGCATCTTCAGCTTGAACCTGGTGCAGAAGCTGCGGCGCCTGGGGCTGGACACGGTGGTGGCCAGAGGGGAGATGTCCTGCACCCAGGGACAGCACAGGGGGGGCCGGGGTGCGCTGACCTGA